From Gimesia panareensis, the proteins below share one genomic window:
- the cas8a1 gene encoding type I-MYXAN CRISPR-associated Cas8a1/Cmx1 — protein sequence MNQITEAKTIRLELFAPGMTPLHRAGLGGLACTLHAWQRARDAGSASRLELPFQFKVNSDSIVLHLPESAQVGVMLRSLFEFGFQINADGLIYLPGQFQTPPDSAVLADLQAGSLLTFLQHGSSRKLAKNESQVSHFDSENGDWEIPVTFRKCSWFKHQTGWKTLIDSQGELQNQAVRIDGAIYPGASVRHFAYKHQTAIKEPLERVLPLYFALVGCLSLPVNRGVGVLLIPEVKDLREFIRLRHSLNPQHAPGYRVTNAADAILQAKLRVGARLEFSAVTFQPTSWARQQKSRVKTCEVGALDDSTMDRFRRIYAALPPRIVSPPESGNALAVSARIRTFQTGYRVDSVVRSLIADNLVAQVPWYSGFSSLMSRINPVTGAPFRDQVLFERRGLRQLVSDQGLWDQVEEWHFVKAIQGAVTQSRTGNFRLRGMRFDDQLRLKLTGVQTVGQLRSVLTDLFDRSQAGPAQLLEWYRSLTLLGDDWQRIRDLSLLALVSSGSRFSEGHSLRKTA from the coding sequence GTGAATCAGATCACTGAAGCGAAAACGATTCGACTGGAGCTCTTTGCACCGGGTATGACGCCGTTGCATCGGGCGGGGCTGGGAGGCCTGGCATGTACGCTACATGCATGGCAGCGAGCGCGGGATGCAGGATCGGCATCGCGACTGGAACTCCCCTTTCAGTTTAAGGTCAATTCCGATTCAATTGTTTTGCATTTGCCTGAGTCTGCTCAGGTGGGTGTTATGTTACGCTCACTCTTCGAATTCGGGTTTCAGATCAATGCGGACGGTCTGATTTATCTGCCCGGTCAATTTCAGACGCCTCCCGATTCAGCGGTGCTGGCAGATCTGCAGGCTGGTTCTCTGCTGACATTTCTGCAGCATGGAAGCTCGCGCAAACTGGCGAAAAACGAATCCCAGGTCAGTCATTTTGATTCAGAAAATGGCGACTGGGAGATCCCGGTGACTTTTCGAAAATGTTCCTGGTTTAAACATCAAACAGGCTGGAAAACATTGATTGATTCGCAAGGAGAGTTACAGAATCAAGCTGTCAGAATTGATGGCGCGATTTATCCTGGAGCCTCGGTGAGGCACTTTGCTTATAAACATCAGACAGCCATAAAAGAACCATTGGAGCGGGTGTTGCCGCTCTATTTTGCGCTGGTGGGCTGTCTGTCACTGCCGGTCAATCGGGGAGTTGGCGTTCTGCTCATCCCGGAGGTAAAGGATCTGCGTGAGTTTATTCGTCTTCGTCACAGTCTGAATCCGCAACATGCACCAGGATATCGTGTGACAAACGCCGCGGATGCCATTTTGCAGGCGAAACTGCGCGTTGGTGCTCGACTGGAATTCAGCGCCGTCACTTTTCAGCCCACATCCTGGGCCCGGCAGCAGAAGTCACGCGTGAAAACCTGTGAAGTCGGTGCTCTGGATGATTCCACAATGGATCGATTTCGGAGAATTTACGCTGCACTGCCACCGCGAATCGTCTCTCCTCCAGAGTCGGGGAATGCGCTTGCAGTCTCTGCCCGTATCAGGACTTTCCAGACGGGGTATCGAGTCGATAGTGTGGTACGTTCTCTGATTGCAGATAATCTGGTGGCCCAGGTTCCCTGGTATTCCGGTTTCTCCAGTCTTATGTCGAGAATTAATCCTGTCACTGGAGCGCCCTTTCGCGATCAGGTTCTGTTTGAGCGGCGGGGTTTGAGGCAGCTGGTTTCCGATCAGGGGCTCTGGGATCAGGTAGAGGAATGGCATTTTGTAAAGGCCATCCAGGGGGCCGTGACTCAGAGTCGGACGGGAAACTTTCGGTTAAGGGGGATGCGGTTTGATGACCAGTTGCGGTTGAAACTGACCGGAGTACAAACGGTCGGTCAACTGCGATCTGTTCTGACGGATCTGTTTGATCGGAGTCAGGCCGGACCGGCGCAACTTCTGGAATGGTATCGAAGCCTGACGCTACTCGGCGATGACTGGCAACGTATTCGGGATTTGAGTCTGCTGGCCCTCGTCAGTTCGGGAAGTCGTTTCAGCGAAGGACATTCACTCAGAAAAACGGCCTGA